ACAGCCAAAGATttatcagaaaagagaaaaccagcagaaatcATGAGattctctgcctttcttcacCCTTTACCTGCCATTTTAGAAATAGTAACCAATCTCATTAAAATGAGCttcattacaaagaaaaacacaatatTCACCCAGACAAGTACACCTGTTCGTGTCAACACAATTGCTCTGAGCAAGCACAGGCCAGAAAGCTCTTTTGTACATCCCTATTAAGAACTTAACATTTTAGTGACTGTACAAGGAGCAAAATAATACCTTTCATTAATTTAACTAACACTGCATGAGGAGTATGTCACCCCATAAAGCCCTACTATCGTGCTACAGCAGTAATATAATGCTAGACAGAGGATTTTATCCCAAACTAATCTTACTTAACCAGTGAGGGAAAAAGGACAACACAAGAATTTATAGACTGCAAATGTATGGCAGATTTGACTGGGGCATCACTGCTTGAACAGCCTTAACAGCTTTGCCAATTTgagaaagaatgaggaaaaatgatCCATTTCACTTCAAGCAGCTTCTGAGACAAGCACTGTTAAATGCCAGTTTCTGTAGCACATACACACCGGCcttttcccagccctgccactggTACACCTTTTTACAGCTGTTTGATGTGGTGTGGCTTTGGGCATGAACCTGTAATTTACATGTTCACATTTCTAGCAAGATTCTTTACTGATCTGCCACTTCTTTctacagatattaaaaaaactgcTATACAAAACACTcctataaaaaaacccagctcctTAAAGGTTAAGTGTTTGAAAACATAATGGTTTTATTTGGAGTACAATACAACATACATATGAACAGGGACAGATGAAGAAGTAGAATGCACTATTAAGAGGCTTCCAGATAAATGCAAGGCAGAGGATTACAAGCAAAAGACTTGAGAGAAGTAAGCTGTTTTCTGGTAAGGTTACAAtaagaaaggagatgaaaacatctaaaataacttatttcccAAGAAAGTTGCTCCATTAGCAACTTGCCTATGCTTTTTCAGATTATAATCTTAACGTTAAGAATACTGGCAAAATCAGAATCTGTATTCTGATGTtcaaatttgtttcaaataaattcaAGTGGAAAAGTATAACTCCAGTTAGTGGCTTTATTTGAAAGGGTCCAATGCTTCTGCTATAAAGCGTATTTACCTCACTGTCTAATGAACACCCTCTAGCAAAATGTCACCAACCACATTTTGCTGACGTACGAGATGTCTAGTGTGAAATAACATTACAGAAtcagtgtgtttctttttttcctcctactttTTACTTCCACGGATGCAATTTTCACATGTAATGCCACTTCATGGCTACATTATTAACTATACAAAAGTAACAATGGGAATTTTCACCTCAGAGACATCAAAAAACTctaatgcttatttttcatctttttttcttttcttaacaaaaataaactccTTTCTTTGTAGAGAATGGTCTCAGCTCTTCGATAAGCTCCTGTTTGCTATTTCTCAAGGAATGTTGGTggttaacaattaaaaaacatgcCTACAGAAACCAATACCTATAAATTGTAGGTTTATAAGGAAGCAAGATAGGAGTTTCAGCATCTTATTAGtattaataaaaagttattttaagcaCTAGAAGCAAAATATATACCATTCAAAACAAagattattgaaaaataataccagtctacattttctttctatggcAGCTTCTGATAGATCAGATGTTCTTGGTGTTTTAGTCCTCTGGCTCATAtctgaggatttaaaaaaaaaaaataaattaaaaaaaaattattgaaacaGAGTAGAAAGTACCCAAGAGACATTTTGtctctaaagaaaatatgaaaccCAAGTAATAAATTACTCCCACTAGTGATGCATTCCTGTCAAGGCTCACTGGATGACTTAGGGCACAGACAAATGTATATActttttgtatatatgtatgtatatatgtataaatgtatagactattttctccttttaaaattggCCAGTTTACCAAATAGAGAATGAGGGAATGACCAGGAACCTACCCAGAAATCCCAAAATACAGGCAGAAGTTTAAAGAGAAGTTTTAAGTTCCACTTCTGTCCTCCTACAGCATAGGTCTAAGGCATCCATGTTGCCAAAGCTCACTTGACATTTGCAGAATTATAGTCTTCTACGCAATATAATGGCCAGGGtgcatctttctttcctcagtaCAGGCCTAACCCTCTTTACATACTGTGGACTTCTCATTCCCATAAACAAGCGTGGAAGAAATAAGATAATGCCAAAGCATCTGGTACATCTCCCACCTGTATCTCTGTGTGTAGCACCTGGGGGCTTATCTACCACACCCCTGAATATATTGCATCCTCTCCATTCTAAATTCTCTCATTACTTGCTACACAGTAGCTGCTGTTGCACACATCAGTCCTATTCACCTAGCATCCATGAAAAGGATTGGCTTGTCAAAAATCAGGGAATAGCCTGCTAGAAATTCTTTTTAAGGGAAAATTTATAGTCTGTTTTAGAGACAGCTTcacatttatgaaaacaaaatgggaGCAGAACATGGATCCAGAGCAAGGATCCTGTCTGGACAGACAGAACAGCACCACTTACTTGGAAAGCTTTTTACGTAGAACTTTTATCTGTTCATTCTTCTTAGTGAGAATCTCTTTCATGTTGCGATAGGCAGCTGTTTGCTGAAATTTCTTCTCTAATTCCTACATAATAATATCAACATATTATTTACATATTATGAAAACCAGGCTAATATGTTTTTTAGAAAAGATgacttgcttttcctcctcaagTTTCAGAATAGTAGTTTCTCTAACTTATTCAAACTTAGATGAAGTTAGCTAGTAGattcaaattatatttctgggagagacagagaaacacaaactttattttctaatgaaatcaGGCTAAAAGTCTTCTGAAGACTGGGAAAACACTTTTCATTCAAAAACTTCTACATAGACAAGTGGgcaatttttaagtatttatctAGTTATAATCATGCAGTTAgttgtatttttgctgttttacatATAACGTGTTTTTCCACTGAAGTAACAAAAATACACTGGCACAAGTGTGACCCAGTAAACTCTGCATCCTGTAGTGTATGCTTGTTAAATTACTCATCAGTTAAAATGTGAGTAAGGATCTCATCTTTACACTATAATAAAATGCTAACCTTTTCAGCTGTGGATAGCTGATCCTGAACCTTAAGCAAGTCATGTTTTGTTGTCACCAAGTTCTCTTCCAAGAATTTTTGGTTTGCAGTAGAGTCATTCAAAGTCTTCTCAAACTGGCATTTCAAAGCTGCCACTTTATTCTCCAGTTCAGTGATATCCTGGTTTCCGTTAGTcttcaaaagaataaatatttgaaatatgtcaaatacaagagaagaaatatttaaaacgTCAAGTGCAAAATTCCACATAAAGTGGATACATCTTAGTTTTAATAATTATGTTCACATTATTCCTGTAAAGCCTAAATTAGAAGtgctttaacaaaaaaaaaattagttaaagCACTAACTaatttataactttaaaaaattgttaataaATGCGTTTTAAAGATGGCTGGAATGTCTTCTCTGCCAAGTTGAGATTTCAAGTTCTTGTACTTCACTTCCTTAGGAATTAGGTGAAGCCATAGGATGAATCATGCCACAAGAAGTTACTCAGCATACAGAAATAGTAAATTACAGTTTAAGATCTGAATGTCTATGctgtaatgtatttttaaagcaggtaAAATATCACAGGCATTTCAAAAGCCGATAGTGTAATGCAGGTAGGAAAGGATGAAAGTGTTAAGGCTCCTGTTATCAATCACGTACCAATATTGCACTGTTCTCAGATGCATTACAAAAAGAGCCTCCACAGTTGCTTGTGAAGCAACTTTCCCGTTTCCCTGTGAGAATAAACAACCTAAACTCTTCTGGCCACAGAACTGGGTCACAAAACATTATATTAATGTAACTATTCTATGgatttcctttctaaaaaaatCCCCTCTCAGGTTTAAAAGCTCAAGTTCAAACTCTCAAAAGTACAATGACTCACGATGAAGCTGAACCAGAAGcaccttaaaaagaaaaaaatctaaaactaAGGAAGCTAAGGAAGCTCTGCTCCTTTTTCTATGGGGAAGGTAAGATTTGAGCATAGGAAACCACTTGATAACAGTACCtgtacagaagaaaagcttatttGAATTTTGAGATGAAGTCCAAGGCTGCAGTGCTGAAAAGCACTATAGTGTATAATGTTTCAGATAAGAATAGACAGTGATCATTTTTCTAAACTGTGGTGTAagtcagttattaaaaaaaaaaaccccaagaaaaaaaaaaaggtagaaaactGCTGAGCTAAGAGTTGGTCCTTAAGAACCATTGTGGTTTGGCAGTCATTTGTTTGTCCAAAGAGTTTGAAAACTATTGCTTTAATGAGCAACTTCATATGATTTTATTGACACCCATCCTATAAAAATATGGAGTGACACCAGACAAAATTTAGCATTTTCTCCAAACAACTAAtactttaattaattaaatacagTAGTACATTTCAGCACTATATCTACTAGCTAGCTTCAACAACATATATAAGCctgtaaatagaaaaatgtaagagctggagaagaaagtGACAGATTACAGAGAGCAAATTAGGACATGAAAGCTGAAGATACTCAGCAGCCCTGACACTGAGGCCAATTCATGTTTAACCAGAAAAGTAGGAGGAGATTTGGTTCCAATCTTTTAAAACTACAAACACTATTATCCAGGATTTAATAAACgcctttaaaatattaaacttttaataatttaaggtttaacaaaacagataaaatactTGCCATGACTGATAAATCAAGTTCcctattaaataataatattgaaTACAGATTTTGAAAGTTACTAGATAAAATTATAACATATTAAGAAAGCCAAGTACATACCATAAACCAgttagaaagcaaaataaaaagaaatcatgattaaaagatgaaaattaaagtgGGAATGTTTTATGATATTGAACTTCACTTCCAAATCTGTAAATACtgcaggaattttaaaaagtaagtttCTCAAAATAATGGGATTAAAGTGCTCTGATTCTGTTAAAATTttgaactgaaatgttttaaattaagaaacaatCACACATGAACAAACTTTAGAAAATTCTAATTCTTGACAAAATAAAggtacaaaattaaaaaaacactaaCGTGACCTGAACAGATTTATCTGTGTCAACCTGCATGACTTCTAGCTTCttatgtttctttctgcagcagcaactCACCATGTTTGAATCCTCATTtacaaaaaagattaagaacttcaagtagtaaaaataaacagtgaacCATTTTTGACACTACGCTGATATGGGTAGAActacataaaatgaaatgtttgtcaTCTGACCCACGATCACTGACATTTGTAGCAAAACTTCAATTGATGTTTAAGAATATAGGGCACTAGGCACTTACATATAAGTATTTAGGTTTTTAAAGTCTGAAGTGAGAAGCAGCAAGTCTGGCTTGTCCATATCAATATCAAGTGTGACAAATGCTTGAAAGAATTAGGTTTTTATTGTTGCTATAAAAACCAGGTTAGATATCATTCTTTCATTAATAAAtgggaagaaacaaacagaaataaatttgtatCTGTTAATACAAATATCACCCCATACAATATGAACTCTGGAATGCTACTTCCTGACAGTATCtggaataatattttctgaaaataatttatcatgGTCTATGTGACACAAAACACGTGTCATAAAATCAACTAACTTTCTGGATTATCTGCTGACTGACAGACCAGCAGGTACATGACAATGTCAGCAGGAACATGACGATACTAACTTgaacttttgtatttttccagaaaagaaacacaccATATAGACCAACTTTTTAGATGTACAGGCAACAGGTGTGTTAAacaggggtggtggtggtggaaatCTTAATTATATTTACCTTTTGATCTCCTTGGATCATCTGTAAATCCTTCAGTGACTTCTCTAGTTTGGACTTTTCATCTAGTGCAGCTGTAGCCTGCAATACattgaaaatgcaaaacctcagaaacataatttaattgaaaacatgAGAATAATAACCATGGGATTcttatttagatatttttaatatgtaacaGCATTAAGTATCCAAGCTTACAGGGAATTTACCTGTGTTTCTATGGTCTTGAGTCTGGtcttcaatttttcattttcttcttggagACAAGCAACTGTCTTTGGGTTAATAAACGAGAAAAAGGCTGTGAACACTCTTGTGCTATTTtgaattttccaaatatttcaggTAAGAAAATACGCTTCATAGgttaggaaagcaaacaagcTTCTACATGTGATAAAATATCCTTCATAAGAAATCAGTAatccatttatttattgtgttttctgCCTCAGTCAGCAAGAAATTTAAGTCTCCAATTCTACTGTAATATACAGGACTGATCACTTAAATTTGGCACATGCTTTACTGAATTGAGCTTAGTGAGCTCAGCATTTTGTTAGTATCAAGATTCACGACAAAGAAAATTGCATGTTCAGAGATGCAAATCTCATTGCTGCtcacatttgtattttcaatCAACAGGCAAGTAAGAATTTATTCATAGTTCCTGTTTAAGAGAGACAAATACCAGGTTACTGCACATCATGTTCTGTGTCACAGGAAATAACCATGTTTTATCAGTCAGAGTAAATTCACCATATaaactttgaattatttttgaggaaaagaagACATCAGATGCACATATTCAACAAAAACTGTTgtgaaacagattttgaaattatttttgaaagagaactACATTGATCTATAAGTAAAATACAAGTCTGAATTCTTGAATGCTTTAATTATCTTAATGGGTAACAACAATTTGATTCAGACACTGTATTTGACAGATCATTTTGGTAACACAGGctagaagacagaaaacacaactCCTCACTAAATTTCTTGATTGCCCATAACTTAAAAGAGTATTGTAAGAAgtgtggcattttaaaaaagttcgGTTGAACTAAAGGAGTTCAATATCTAATAAAAACTACTGATAACATCAACTGCTAGAATGTGTTttgtaattctgaaaatcttCAGCAAGTGGGAAATCATGCGTTTTCAAAACTAGTAAATTCCAAATTCTTTACGTGCCTGTTTCTTTAGGAGGAATTTAACCaactaacaaaagaaaaaagactgaaaggTAATAAGATTGACTTTGATACAGAAAATATCTGATAACCTAATCATTTCAGCCAGccacatattttaatttatttccttgttgGAAAGCCAGCCAGCTGCATGGAACAAACTGAATACTGGTTTCTGCTAATCCACCtcattaaatggaaaaataaataattacaaagGCCAAAATGTCTTTGCAAAAGGAAGGTCAATATTGCAATACATGTTAGAGATCATAACTGCACAATAAATTTAAGATGCTTtacaatatttattaatttattagcATTTTACTTTACATTCTGGAGTATATTACCTTGATGTCTATATAGTGACAGGCACATTATACAAATATTACTGTACAGCTATCCAGTTCAATTGAATAAGTAGAATGGTCATTAACCACAACTGGACGAACAGACAAGTTCTTACCTTGTTTAGCAGCTCTGACCCGCCTTCATTTAATGGAGCCAGTTTTGGTTTAATGAGATCTGAACTGGGCTAAAGAAATAATAAgggttaaaaaattaaattatacagATTTCTAGGGGGAAGAAAAGTATTCCTTTAGTCTGTAAAATAACTACTGCTGGTCaattcagctttcttttgtACAGCAAATGAATGACCTTTTATTTCAAGTTCATTTTTTACTGGTACCTTGGCTCCTAAGTGATATACTTCACTTTCAGCtaaagttaaacaaaaatactgcaTAGAGACATAAAAGAATTGCAAACTTGAATTTGCAAAAGACTACCAATGCTGCAGCAACCAAAAGacaaaagagtaagaaaaacagaaatttgagtgattgtaaaagtaaaaaatatttacacagctcaaaataactttcttattttaagtaTTCAACTATAATATATATTAACTAAATATACGTTTATGCTACAAACCAAATAAGCTGCAACCATAATCATACAAGATAAACTAGAGTCATATGTGTATTGTGGAATCTTCTCACCTCTTGGCTCCATGTTGGGACAAAGTCTTGGGACAAGCGAATGTCCCAGTCTTACCCCGGTTTCCAGGGGGAAGGAGACCCAGGAGCAGACGCTCCAACACATCCCTGGTCTGGCTGACTTTGGGATGAGGATTATGAGGCATGCCCCGGGTGTGCAGAATCCGCAATCTGGAGACAGCCAAGGCAATTCAGTGTAAGCCTTGGTGCCAAACTGCAAAATGCTACTTTTTGGAGACTTTCAAAGATTGTTTTGAAAAAGGGcgttttttggggggtttgttttgtttttctctcttaagCACAAAGAGTCAGTACTAAGTATTTTAAACATGTCATAACTACACATGACATTTTATTAtgatttgattaaaataaaactctacCTTCTTGTTCGAAGATGTAAATTCTGACTTTTCAAATTCAGCAACCTGTTCCAACAATtctcttgcaaagaaaaataaagggaggCATTTATTTACTAGAAGAGCTATGCTATGAAACACATTTTACCGGGCTGATGCTATGCTCTTTATTGCATGCAAGATTCTCGTTAGAAGTACAGAATGAAGTCCTATGCAAATACAATAAACACAACAGATCATGTCATGCAATGGTATGGTATATGCATTAGAACTGTAAGATTTAGCATCCTTGATTAAAATATAATCTACTCAGACAACAAAGGCTTTTTAATCAAATCCTATCACCTGCTCTTAACTGATTAATTAAGTAAGAATATTACCAATAAAAACACTTTCCTGCcaaatttgaaattattgtGTATCTTGCTGCTTTATAGATGGAAGACTTGAAACTAACCTATCATCGATACAATAGTAAGAGAACAGCTTTCTATGGTTAGGAAAAGAATGCAAATAGTCAACACTTTGCAGTTTTCTTATTATTGAAAGGCAATCTGTATAGTCCAATATATGTTACCTATTCTCCAATTCAGAGATGTCTGTCTGTAACTTAAGGTACCATTTCTCAGCCTGCGAAAAGAGCTGCCGCAGAAGTAAAACATTGGTGTAAGTTGTATTTATGAGCTCTGACTCCACTTCACTGTGTACAACAGTCCGCAGTCCATCCAGCATGTCTATCACCTCATCAACTGTGAAGGTCTCCTCAACAAGTCTAAACAGAGCAGTCAAGATGAGTCATGTATGATAAAGGTAACAATTTTGCATTGTTATAAGATCTCACTACACAGGTATCACTCTTATATAATGCAATGTCCTTCTGAAAACATCCACTGTCAGTAGTTATTAGATGACCATGGCACTACTAATTGgttattgtatttaaattttctcttgGAAACATTACAATCACAAATATTACTTCCAGTACAGTCTTACATCAAATTTAGACAACAGAAGCAAGATATAAAGCAATGTCAGGCTGTCAACATCTATGTTAATTCATAAGAATTTGAACAACTTAGTTTTAAAAAGACTTGACttgtaacattttgaaaattattggGTCTTTCTTCCTCACTAAGAACATACAAatgtaaaaggagaaaagtaacCCCATAAAGCATTTAAACCTGCAGTTGTTGCTGGCATATTTTGCCTTATTCTTGCCCAGAACAacaccctcccccctgccctggtACCTGCTGTCCTTAAGGTCCTGAAAACAAGAATCCACGGTTTTGAGACACAGGCCACGCTTGAAACGAGCAAAGCGCATGTAGTTGATCACTTCATTCTGATGGTGCTCATTAAGGCCTAGCTCTGCCTGCAGATAAGGATATAAGCACAACGATAAATATACACTGAAATAAGTAAAAAGGAGCATAAGTATTGCAAAGACTTGCCTTCTGACTagtttctgtgcttgctttcaTAGGGTTATCATGTTAACTAGTATGTTAAAAACCAACCATATTTTCATCTGTGTAATCCCTATATACCTCATGTAAGTGCTCCCCCTTTAAAAGCACCAGTACTTGGAAGTAAGTCCTCAAGTGACTAGTGGCCTCAGAAAAGTCATACAAAATCAGAGACAATCAGAGGATCAGGACGAGAAGGACTGTAGGAGAGAGGAAGCTCTTGCATAAATTTGTCTTTGTATTACATGTACACATGTATAATGCAGCTGAATGATGTAACTTTTATAGATGTACTAACAAAAATACACAGGAAAGTATGTGATGTTAGTTTATATGTAAAACCTTGAGACTTCCCATATAAACTTAGGTGAGAATCTGAATTTGTTTCTCAACAGCCTATTGCCCAGAAACAAATATTCCCAGGGCAAATTAAGAAGGAAGCATTTTTAGACCTGGCTAACTAGCCCTTCTACGTATGTCTCTGTTTCAAAAGAAGGAGTATTGGCATGGCCAATTACATTACAATAAATCCTGCTCGTGCAGGTAGCACAAATCACAAGGAGGCACAACAGGGCACGAATGGGAGTTTATAATCACAGTCCCTGGAGAGCTGATGCAACCAAAGGTGAAGTCCATTTCATTTACTCCAATGTAGTGAGTTAGTATTGCTGATGTTGGAGACGGCAATGTAGAAACTCAGACAAAACAGTTTATCTGATCACCGCGTCCTTATTAATCCAACTGCGCAGGGTAGCTCCAGTTAAAATGCAATACTGCGATACCTGCATGACCAATACTCATGAAAACATGAGCACAGGTCTCAACTGACTGGAAATTAAAGGCAGTCTAggcaacagcaacagcagtaaataaaacaagctcTCACAACACGGTTGCAAGTCCAATGCCTATTCATTACAGATAGAAAGGAAGACATATGCCAACACCAGTGCTGAAATCTCACAATCCAGAGAGCAGCTACAAAAGGACAGTAAAGTAATCCAGCAATATATAGGCGCAGGCCAAAGCCACTCGTGATCTCCAAGCACAGTTCAGCAACCGGGGCATCGGAGCCTGCAAAAAGCCCCGAGCCCCACTAGTCTCCGCAGGGTCCAACGGTGGCACGGGTGCCCAGGACGGCAGGCGGCAGCAGCCCCCCTGAGCGGCCCCCGAATTACGACGGGCCGCCTCTCCCCGGCAGCACTCGACCGGGCCGCCTCCCTGCCCAGCGTCcgggccggccggccggccggcagACGCAGACGCAGAGAGCCTCCTCACGGCTACGGCGCTGCTCGGCGGGGCTCTGCCCCGCGGTGGGAAGCAAGGCCGGACAGGCGGCGACGCCATCCTCCGCCCCGAAGAACTGACGGCCGGAGGCAGCTCCGCTACTCACCATGGCGGTCGCTTCGCCGGCGCTCGGAGGGCAGCTGGGCCCTGCGGCTGACTACGGGCTGACGGTTGCCATAGAGAACCAAGCCTCGCGAGTGCCCTCGCTGCGCTCCGATTGGCGGCGACTCGCCACGTGACTCGCACCGCCCGCCCCTGGGCGTTGCGCAGCCGCATCCCCGGCGCCCCTCCCTctcggcgggcggcggcggccgttTCCCGGGGCAACCGCCGttgcccccgcccccccgccccctcgaGAGCTCGCGCTCGGCGCGGAGCCGGTCGTTCCCCTCCCCGCGGCTCCACCGTCTGCGCATGCGCACCTGTCCCCCTCCCGCGTCCTGTCAGCGCGGAGCGGAGCAGGTCGCGGCGCGGCGGGTGTTCGGGGTTGGTcggtggggctgtggggtgccgtCCTTCCCGCCCGCTTCCCCGGGGCggcctgcagccccagggcctGCTGCCGGGcgtggagggcagggctgcgggccTCGGCTTGCGGCCGCGACGGGCTGGGCCGGTTTCGCTCCGCTCTTCCTTCACCCCGATGGAAACGGGGACGGGCGGAGGCGGGAGCAAGTAGGTGGGAAGCtgtgtgagggtttttttgcaacatctggtttttggggtttttttgttggttgctTTTTCTTGAAGCCGTCAGGAAATAAAAGAGTTGCTCAGCTTTTGGGATTCTTTGCTTCTCTTGCTGTTCAAATATGAATGAACGAGTGAGTGAGTCTCCTGGGGACAGAGGTTCTGGCAGTTGGATGGAGGTGAGCAAAATGCACGAGAACCTcttaaaatgataataaaaaaggaagtggGTATGCATTGATGAGCTTTGTAATTGGTAAACCAGTTTTGTTTAAGAGCCCTATTCCGCACTGAGATTTTTGCATTCAGCGTCAGTGCATGACATGTTACGCATTTGATCTGTTCTGGTTCATGTTACTGCAGTAATCCTGCTGAACCCCAGTACCTCTGATTCTGTAGCCTAACACTCCGATACCGCTCTGGTGTAACGGAGGGGACACTCAGATCACATAATCACAGCATGGCTGAGGGCGGCAGGGGCATCTGGGGTACATCTggtccaagcccctgctcaagcagggccacccagagccGGTTGCCCAGTTCTGTGTCCAGACggttctgaatatctccaaggatggagactccacaacctccctgggcaacctgtgccggtgctcagtcaccctcacaggaaAAAGTGTTTCGTGGCCCTTTGCCAGACTCTCCCCAGTAGCTCCATCTCTTTTTTGTACTGGGGAGTCCAGAACTGGACATGGGGCTCCAGGTGTAGCCTCACCAGTGACCTGTTGGTGTCACTTCTTAGGGAAGCCACAGCGAATTCTTGGCTCAGACGAGaatttctttttagcttttcaATATGGATTAATAGCTCTTATATGACAGAAACTGAAATTGTTAAGATCTTTGTTTATAATGTTCTAGTGTTGGACAGATGCACACATTATGGTTAGTGcttaataaaactgaaaccCGGACACTCCtaagtttggttttgcttgcaCTCCATAAAGCAAACAACcaaaactgaagcagcaaacagaaatcacagcgataattatctttaaaaacagatggatgatacaacaatgaaataaatgttatttccccagcaacagcagcatgTATGTGGACTCAAGAATAAAGAGTTTATGCCAtgtgaagcattttaaaacacatgaaaagatCAGTCTTACTCATATCATGGCTTCACAAATCAACTTTAATGGGCTTTATTTATAGGTGATAATCTATTAACAGAGATTTTTGCAGTATCTTTTCACAGCAGcgataaaaaaatgaattctacaactttttttgtaaagttggtagaaaataaatagtatATCTGTTTATAATGTGCCTTTTACCAACACTTGTTAGTTCCATATGCAATAGACTAGATTTATCTGTGTTCCTATACAGTTATTACAATGGTTTTGTCTTCAGAACACACTCTGATAATGAATAAGTTAGTCCATTGACATGATTGgacttttaatctttttcagttttctcatcaAGGAATTATGATGCTGGCGGATTAACTACTCAAGACTACGTAAGGCAATAGCCAGGGAGTTTCTCATGCTGTTGGCACAAACCAAACCCGAAACAAAGTGGGTAATCTTTACTCAGATGCTTCAATCTGTCAGTTGTCAACTGTGTCAGCTGGAACAAATTGCTGTGCTTCAGCTTTCTCCCTGTAAACCAGGAATGACCGTTCCAGCGCTGCGTAGGAGTGGTGTTGGGAAGCTCCCTGAActtataaaaatgctttgagatGCCTGCGTAAAAAGCACTTTGTA
Above is a genomic segment from Ciconia boyciana chromosome 2, ASM3463844v1, whole genome shotgun sequence containing:
- the LZTFL1 gene encoding leucine zipper transcription factor-like protein 1; this translates as MAELGLNEHHQNEVINYMRFARFKRGLCLKTVDSCFQDLKDSRLVEETFTVDEVIDMLDGLRTVVHSEVESELINTTYTNVLLLRQLFSQAEKWYLKLQTDISELENRELLEQVAEFEKSEFTSSNKKPSSDLIKPKLAPLNEGGSELLNKTVACLQEENEKLKTRLKTIETQATAALDEKSKLEKSLKDLQMIQGDQKTNGNQDITELENKVAALKCQFEKTLNDSTANQKFLEENLVTTKHDLLKVQDQLSTAEKELEKKFQQTAAYRNMKEILTKKNEQIKVLRKKLSKYEPED